From Kaistella polysaccharea:
GAGGTTGAAAAAGCCAGCGCTAAGTTTTGTCCGGAAAAAGTTGATAAGGTTGATTGATCCTTTTTTGACGCGGAAATCTTCATGGGTTTAGAAAATTCAACTCTTGCAAAAATGTACTGGTTTGTTGCCCAAGCTTCACTTCTTCGAAAAACTTCGATTGTTTTGGAATCAATAATTCGTATTTCGCCTTCTAATAATTTGTCGCGGTGATTTAAGTCTAAAATGATATTTGCATTTCCCTCTTTATTAAAAGTATATTCATGATATCCAACACGCTTTGTGGAGGTTAATCGCACGTCAATATCAAATTTATCTAATTTAACCTCGTAGAATCCGGCACTCGCTTTTTCGTTTTGATGGGAAAACTCCGAAGAATATTCTTTAAAGTCTAAACTCGGTGTTCCCATGGTCGGCATTAACAAAATGTCACCGTAATCGGAAACGCCTGTACCATTCAAGTGAGTATGTGAAAAACCATAAATAATTTTATCAGAATAATGATAGCCACTACAACCGTCCCAACTTCCATCAATTCTCGTGTCTGGTGACAGTTGAACCATACCAAAAGGCACTGTAGAACCAGGAAAAGTGTGTCCGTGACCACCAGTTCCGATAAAAGGATTTACATATTGCACGAAATTTTGCGCATTAATACTTAAAGAAGCGAGTAGAAAAAGAAGGCTTGAAAGTTTTTTCATTGTAAAAAAAATAGAGTAGTGAAGATATTAAAAAAAATGGTCGAAATATTATATGACGTTTATCAATAAATTTTAATCATTCTAAATAAGAAAATATTCCTTAAATTTGACAATCAATTTTTTATAAAGAATTATGTTGACGAAAGCAAAAGTTCAGGACTTCCTGAAAGAAATAGAAGTAGATGATTTGGTACATAATTTCCAGGTGATGGGAAACGATGTGTACATTGATATGACCGCGCATTCACCTGCAATGCACGAAAAGAAAAAATTAGAAGCCGCTATGAAACAGGCGTTTGCTTCTGAATTCGGCGCAGAAGTAGTTTTAAAATTAAAGATCTCTTCTCCCGAACCTTCCGAGGTTCAACAAAACTTAATCAAAGGAAAACAAATTCCCGGAATTAAAAATATAATAGCAATAGCTTCCGGAAAAGGAGGTGTAGGAAAATCTACAGTCGCTGCAAATCTTGCAGTGACCTTGGCAAAAATGGGATTTCAGGTCGGAATTTTAGATGCCGATATTTATGGACCTTCAATTCCAACCATGTTAGATACTGAAGGTGCGAAGCCTATTACTGTAGAAGTTGATGGGAAATCACTCATGAAACCAGTCGAGAATTACGGTGTAAAAATGCTCTCAATTGGTTATTTTTCGGGTGCAAATCAGGCTGTGGTTTGGCGTGGACCAATGGCTTCGAAAGCATTGAACCAAATGATTCGTGATGCTGCCTGGGGTGAGCTTGATTTTTTACTCATTGATCTTCCGCCAGGTACAGGAGATATTCATTTATCCATTATTCAGGAAGTTCCCGTTACGGGTGCCGTAATCGTAAGTACGCCACAACATGTAGCACTTGCCGATGTACGAAAAGGGATTGCCATGTTCCAGATGGAAAGCATCAATATTCCGGTCTTGGGTTTAATCGAAAATATGTCGTATTTTACTCCAGAAGAATTGCCGGATAATAAATATTATATTTTTGGAAATCAGGGTGCGCAGTATTTAGCGGAGGATTTGGGAATTCCAGTTTTAGGTGAAATTCCTTTGGTGCAAAGCATTCGTGAATCTGGTGATGTCGGAAGACCTGCTGCATTGCAGGAAAATTCTCCAATTTCTAAAGTTTATTACGATACCACGCAAAAGATGATTGAGAGTTTGGTAGAGCGAAATAAAAATATGCCCGCTACAGAAGCCGTAAAAATTACGACCATGGCAGGATGTTCACCAAAGAAATAAAAAAATTTACATAATAAAAAATTTGTTCTTAATTAATGAAGAAGAATAAATATCATAACTGATGGAAAAACAATTGCAACAGGAAGAAACAGTTACCAAAGTACTGTTGGCTCTAGAAAGTATAAGACCTTTTTTAAATAAAGACGGCGGTGATATCGAGCTTATTGATGTTCGCGATCACACGGTGTTGGTCAAATTAATTGGAAACTGTAATGGTTGTCCCATGAGTTTTTCAACCATGAAATTGGGAGTGGAAAATACAGTCAAGCAATTCGCTCCGGAAATTACGGAAGTGCTTGCGGTTGATTAAGAACTATTAAAGGAAATATTATAAAACGGACAATTGTCCGTTTTTTTTATCTCTTCTTCTCTGACACGGTAATTATGCGTATTTTCGCAAAGCATAAAATTTTGAAATTAAATTAATATTTTAGCAAACTAAACAATGATTATATGATTGCCATAATCGACGGCGGTTCTACAAAATGTGATTGGGTTATTCTGGATAATTCTGGAAAGCCCCACCTTAAGACCACAACTTTAGGCTTTAATCCAAATATCATCAATCCTGATTTTATTCGTCAGGAAATAGATAGGAATGAAGATCTTTTTTTTCTGAAAAATCACATTGAGAAATTGTTTTTTTACGGTTCCGGTTGTGGAACAGCTGCGAATGCTAAAAAGGTGAAAGATGAGTTTGTAATCTGTTTTCCGCAAGCAGAAATTTTTGTGAAAGAAGATATGACAGCCGCCGCTTACGCCGCCTATGATGGTAAACCCGGAATGGTTTGTATTTTAGGAACAGGCTCTAATTCCTGTTATTTTGATGGTGATAAGATTCGCGTTGATTTGCCTTCTCTAGGTTTTCTAATCGGTGATGAAGGCAGTGGAAGTGCTTTAGGAAAGCATCTGCTCCGGAGATTTTTTATGAAGAAATTACCAGAAGATCTAGAACAACAATTTATCGAAAAATACCATCTAACTATCGATGAGGCCATTAAAAGCATGTATCATAACCCTAGAGCAAACGCTTATCTGGGAGATTATAACCGTTTTATAGCAGAAAGAAAAGAACATCCTTACTTTCAAAATATGGTATTTGATGAAATGAAAAATTTCTTAGATTATCAGGTGTTGCCTTATCCGGAAGCGAGAGAAGTTAAGATTAATTTCATCGGTTACATTGCCTTTATTTACGAAGATGTTTTGCGTGCTGCTGCAGCAGAACTTAATTTAAAAATTGGAAGAGTGGTACAAAAACCGATCGAAAGTCTGGTTGATTATCACAAAAAATATATTCTTAATCTGGACTGATCATTTGATCAAGTCATCATTCAAAAAATTCAGGCACTGAGAAAGATTTTCTTTTCCGGTGCTTTAAAAAAATCTAAATATGTCCACTAAAAATCATAGAGACGAACGCAATTTTCATCAAGCTGCACTGGATTATCACAGAAGTGAGCCCAAAGGTAAAATTGAAGTAATTCCTTCCAAACCGCATTCTTCACAGCGCGATTTATCACTTGCCTATTCTCCCGGAGTTGCAATCCCGTGTCTGGAAATTGAAAAAGATCCTTCTCTTGCCTACGAATATACCGGAAAGGGAAATTTGGTAGCTGTAATATCTAACGGTACAGCGGTTTTAGGACTTGGTGATATCGGTGCTGAAGCATCGAAACCGGTGATGGAAGGAAAAGGATTACTTTTTAAAATATTTGCAGATATTAATGTTTTTGATATTGAAATTAATGAAAAAGATCCTGATAAATTTATAGAAATTGTAAAAGGAATTGCACCAACTTTTGGTGGAATAAATTTGGAAGACATTAAAGCTCCTGAAGCCTTTTACATTGAAAAGCGCTTAAAAGAAGAACTCAATATTCCGTTGATGCACGATGATCAGCACGGTACAGCTATTATTTCGGCGGCAGCTTTGGTGAATGCCTTAGAAATTGCAGGTAAAAAAATTGAGGAGGTTAAAATAGTAGTTAATGGTGCGGGAGCAGCGGCAATTGCGTGCACAAAATTATACGTGCAACTTGGTCTGAAAAAAGAAAATATCTTAATGTGCGATTCGAAAGGTGTCATCAACAAACGCCGGGAAAATTTAACAGAAGAAAAATTAGATTTTGTAGCTGATACAGATCGCAATACATTACTTGAAGCTTTACAAGGTGCTGATGTTTTTATTGGTCTTTCTAAGGGAAATGTGATGACAACGGAAATGCTTTTGGGAATGGCAGAAAATCCTGTTGTTTTCGGCTTGGCAAATCCAGATCCAGAAATTGAATACGACGTAGCAATGGAAACCCGAAAAGACACCATCATGGCTACGGGAAGAAGTGATTATCCTAATCAGGTGAATAATGTGCTGGGATTCCCCTACATTTTCCGAGGTGCACTTGATGTTCAAGCCACAGGGATAAATGAAGCAATGAAATTAGCGGCCGTTCATGCAATCGCAGAATTAGCAAAAGAGCCTGTTCCCGAAGCCGTGATCTTGGCTTATAATTTAAAAGGTTTGAATTTCGGTCGTGAATATTTTATTCCAAAACCGTTTGACAATCGTTTAATTACACGCGTTTCTGTCGCAGTTGCCAAAGCGGCAATGGAAAGTGGAATAGCAGGTAAGCCCATCGAAAATTTTGAAGATTACGAAAATGCTCTTTTAGATCGAATGGGTCGTGATGAAAAACTCATCCGAATGATGCAGAATAGAGCGCGCTCTAATCCGAAAAGGGTTACATTGGGTAATGCAGAGGAATATAATGTTTTGAAAGCCGCACAGATTCTTTACGAAGAAGGGATTGCGCAACCTATTTTATTGGGTGAAAAGAAATACGTTTTGGAGCAGATGAAAAAATTCGGTATCGAATTGAATGTACCTATCGTAGATCCAATGGGCGAAGATCAGGAAGAAAATCGACTTAAATATCGGGACACTCTTTGGAAAATGCGCCAGCGTAAAGGAATGAATGAATATAAGGCGAAAAGATATGTTCGCCAACGTGATTATTTTGGCCCATTGATGCTTCATCATGGTGATACTGATGCTTTGATTGTCGGTTTCTCGAAGAATTATGTTTCTACTTTAAAACCGATTTTAAAGATTATCGAAAAAGAAAAAGGTGTAGAAAAAATATCATCGATGATGATGATTATGACCGAGAAAAAACCCCTCTTTTTTGCAGATACTTCCATCAACCAAAATCCAACTTCGGAAGATTTGGTAAATATTGCGAGAATGTCTGAAATGACAGTGAGAACTTTTGCCGTAGAACCTCGAATTGCAATGTTGTCTTTTGAAAACTTTGCCGGAAAATCTGAAACTTCTCAAAAAGTCGCAAAAGCCGTATCAATCTTACACGAAAAATTTCCGAAAATGATTGTCGACGGTGAAATACAGCCAGATTTCGCTTTAGACAGTGATCATCTTTCAGATTATCCGTTTTCGAAATTGGGAACAACGCCTGCAAATGTATTTGTATTTCCTAATTTAGAAAGTGCAAATATCTCTTATAAAATCATCAGAGGTTTAAAAGTGGCACAAGTTGTAGGCCCAATTTTGATGGGTCTTAAAAAACCAGTTCACGTGTTGCAGATGCGTGCGAGCGTAGATGAAATCGTGAATTTGGCCACGATTGCTGTTCTTGATGCGCAACGCAGAGAAGAGAAAAAAGCTTAGTATTTTTTAAAAACACAAAAGATGATTTATTCGTTAAAAGGAATTGTGCAACAATTGCATCCTACCTCTGTTGTTGTCGATGTTCAGGGCGTAGGATATTTTGTGGGCATTAGCTTGCAAACTTCGGAACAGTTGGTTTTGGGTAAAGAGACGTTCTTAAATATTCAACAAATTATTAGGGAAGATGCACACTTGCTTTTCGGCTTTAACACAATTTCTGAAAAAGAACTCTTTAATTTGTTAATAAGCGTTAATGGAGTTGGGCCTGTTTCAGCCTTAATTATGCTTTCTTCCTTGTCTCTTCAAGAGATCGCGGCGGGGATTCTTTCGAACAACAGCATGATGTTGCAAAAGGTAAAAGGAATCGGTACGAAGACGGCTGAAAGAATCATCGTTGATCTTCGGGATAAAGTCCAGAAATTCACCGTTTCTGAGGAGAATATTTCTACATTTGTAAATAATAAAGTAAAGGAAGAATCGTTATCAGCTTTAGAAGTACTCGGTATTTCAAAGAAAATGAGCGAGAAAATTGCGGACCGAATTCTGAAACAAAATCCAGATTTGACCGTAGAAGATTTGGTAAAACAAATTTTAAAAAATATTTAACATTTGGGAAGAAAAAGATTCATTCAGCAACGTCTTTTAGGATTTCTATTAACGTTTTTTTCTCTTACGTCAGTTTTCGCCCAGGATAAACCGAGCGACAGCGCCAGCGTAAGACAGGATTTTTCTTTGCCAAATCCCATGCGTTACGAAGCATTTTACGATGTAACTAGCGGCATGTATATTCTGTATCCCAAAATAGGTAACATGGTGGTCGGAAATCCGGTCTCAATGACTTCGGAGGAATACCAACAATATATGCTGACCAATCAGCTGAGTGACTACTACAAAGAAAAATCCTCTACCAATGCTTTAGGCTATCGGAAAGACCAAACGGAGGCCATCAAAAAGGGATTACTGCCGACAGTAAACATTAAAAATAAACTTTTTGAAACTTTATTTGGCGGCAATAAAATAGAAATTATTCCACAGGGTTTTGCTTCTTTTGACATCGGCGGCCTTTATCAGAAAATTGATAATCCTTTAATTTTACCGCAAAACCGAACTAATTTTGCTATTGATATTCAGCAGCGGATTCAATTGGGTCTATTGGGGAAAGTGGGTGAAAATCTGCAACTTAAAGCAAACTACGATACTCAAAGTGGCTTCGCATTTGAAAACCGGATGAATCTAATCTGGCAAGCCAAAGGTACTTGGAGAGATCTGCAGTCTAAAGGACTTAACAATCCGAATGCCAGTGGTGAAGATAAAATTATTAAAAGAGTTGAATTCGGAAATGTAAATATGCCGTTATCAACCAGTTTAATAAGAGGTTCCGAATCTTTGTTTGGATTAAAGACCGAATTTCAGTTAGGAAAAACTTATGGAACTCTCGTTTTTTCCCAGCAGCAAGGTGAAGCGCGAAACATCATTGCGCAAGGCGGCGGCGTGATGAACACTTTTAAATTGAATGCGGTAGATTACGAAGATAACCAGCATTATTATCTGGGACATTATTTCCTCGATTCTTACGATAAAGCGCTGATTAATTATCCACAGATCAATTCCAGAATTAGCATCAGTAGAATTGAAGCTTGGGTCCTTGATCAAGGTTCTGGTAATTTACAGGATCAAAAAGGAATTGTCGGCATTCGAGATTTAGGTGAAGGAGCTTCTGGATTTCCCGACAATGCACAGAACAATTTATACCAAAGTATTGTGAGTTTGGGGTCTATGATTCGTGATGTGAATACAGCTTACAACGCGATCAACGGAAAAACTTTCCCCAACGCCAGCGGTTCTCCGGAAACTTATGTAGACGGCGAACAATTTATCTTTAACCGGAAAGCAAGAAAATTAAATCAGAACGAATTTACCTATCATCCGCAATTGGGATATGTGTCGCTAAATCAAAGATTAAATGACAACCAGCTTTTGGCAGTTTCTTACAGTTATACTTTGAATGGTGATAATAAAGTGTATAAAGTCGGGGAGTTTTCCGAAGAAAGTCCTGTGCTTATCACCAAAGTTTTAAAGCCGAACAGCACCGTAAAAACAACTTCGCCCATGTGGGATTTAATGATGAAGAATATTTATTCATTAAACACCAACCAAATTAATCCAGACGGATTTTTACTTAATGTATATTACCGAGATCCCCAAAGTGGCGGAAAAGTAAACTATTTACCAGCGACAGTTAATGCGCCAGATTCAAAAGTTAATCCCAATTTGTTGAAATTGTTCAATTGGGACCGCCTTAATATGAACAATGATTTACAGGTGGGTTCTGGTGAAACTGGGGACGGGATTTTTGATTATGTGCCGGGAATCACGGTCAATTCTGAAAACGGACGAGTCATCTTTACGAAAGCAAAACCTTTTGGGGCGTATCTTCAAAGCGTTTTAGGAACCGATGATCCGAAATTTGTTTTTAATGAACTTTATGATCAGCAGAAACAAGTGGCTTCCCAAAATAACTTAGCGCTGCGTTATACCATGGAAGGTCGTTATAGAGGGACGCAGGGTACAGGAATTTCTTTAGGTGCGATTAATGTTCCGCAAGGTTCAGTAAAAGTGACCGCGAATGGTGTTCAACTTCAGGAAGGTATTGATTATACCGTCGATTATATGTTGGGAACGGTAAACATAATTAATGAAACTGTAAAACAGTCTGGCCAGGCCATAAATATTTCCCTTGAAAATCAGTTAACTTTTAACACACAACGGAAAAGATTTTTAGGTTTAAATCTGGAAAGAAGATTTAATGAACATCTCACCGTTGGTGCAACCGTCGTTAACTATGCGGAAACTCCTTTAACGCAAAAAGTAAATTTTGGACAGGAAGCCGTAAATAATACGATGGCTGGATTTAATGTTTTATATAATAATGAACTTCCATTTTTAACACGGTTAACAGATAAAATTCCGTTTGTAAATACAGAGGCACCGTCAAACTTTAATTTTCTGGCAGAAGGAGCATATTTAATTCCAGGACAGAATAAAGGAATTGGCGATCAATCATATATCGATGATTTTGAGCAGAGTACTTCGAAGATCTCCTTAAAAGAACCCGCGATGTGGAGTTTAGCTTCAAAACCGGAGAAAAATCCAGAACCGCTTTTTTCCACGGGAAATTTAAATGATAATTTGGCGTACGGAAATGGCCGCGGATTATTGACCTGGTACAATATTGATCCCAGATTTTATGGCGTAGGCGGCAAAGCACCGAGTGGAATTAATGCACAGACAGTTTCCAATCATGCTTCACGCCGGGTAAAAACTTCGGAATTGTACAATAGCCGCGATTACGTGGCGGGCGAGCAATTGTTCACCAATACTTTTGACCTCAGTTATTTCCCGAGCGAAAGAGGACCTTACAATGTTAATCCAAATTCAGAAACGACACAGCAAAGATGGGCAGGTTTAATGCGTCCGATTTCGGTGTCTAACTTTACCAATTCTAATATTGAATACGTAGAATTCTGGATGATGGATCCTTATGCTGATGGAAATCCTTTGGGTGCTAAACCTAAACTTCTATTGCAGTTGGGGAATGTGTCGGAAGATGTATTGAAAGATGGCAAACTTTTGTATGAAAACGGGTTGCCAACACCAAACATTCCAGCAAATACAACGACCACAAATTGGGGTGTTCAGCCAAACCAATTTCCGGTGCTTTACGCTTTCTCAACTGAAAATGAAGAACGAACCGCGCAGGATTTAGGTTATGATGGTCTTGATGCACAGGGAGAAGCTGCGAAATTCGGCACCAATTTTGTGAATCCGGTCACGAATAATGCAGATCCTGCCTCAGATGATTTCGTGTTTTATTTATCGGATCAGTTTCAGGGAAACCAGGCTGCTTCTTTAACAGAACGCTACAAGTACTTCCGTGGTCCAGAAGGGAATTCCGAAAGCAATACACTGGAAGTTGCCACACAAACTCCGGATGGTGAAGATATCAACCGCGATTACAATTTGGATCAAAGTGAGAACTATAACCAATATACCATCAATCTTGATAAGAATAATATGGTTTTGGGTCAGAATTTTATTGTTGATGTTAAAGAAGTGGAAGCTAAGTTTCAGAACGGCCAAACAGGAAATAACAAATGGTTTTTGTTCCGCGTTCCCGTAGCTCAATTTGATAATGAAGCCGGAGAAGCTGATGTCTCAATTTTAAATAATGTGCGTTTTGCAAGAATGCTTTTGACTGGATTTGATCAGGCTTCTACGATCCGTTTCGGAACTTTGGATTTGGTGAGAAGTGACTGGAGAAAATATACCAAAAATATTGCAACCAATGTCGCTGATACGGAAGGAATTGAATTTGTGACCGATCAGAATTTAGATGTAGGAAGTGTAAATTTAGAAGAGAATGGGTTAAGCCAACCGCCTTACGTTTTGCCTCCAGGAATTGACAGACAGGTGCTAAGCGGAAATGCCGGAGCCCAAAGACAAAACGAAGCTTCTTTGTATTTGAAAGCTGCTCCTCTTGAAACAAATTCGTCCCGTGGAGTTTTTAAAAATGTGGCTTTGGATATGCGACGCTACAAAAAGTTAGAGCTTTTCGTTCATGCTGAAGATTTGAAAGATGTAAACTCGACAAACTATGATGATGACACCAAATTCTTTATCCGTTTCGGAAGTGATGCAACTGATAATTACTACGAATACGAAGCATCATTAAAATATACTTCGAAAAATGCAAGATCACCATTGGAGATTTGGCCGTCTGAAAATAACGTGGATTTAGAAATTCAGAATTTTGTAGATGCTAAATTACGAAGAGATCAGAATTTCCCGTCTCAAATTGATGTTCGGCGAGAAGATGCGGAATACGGATCGATGGATGCTAATAGAAAAATCTACATCAAAGGTCGCCCGAGTTTAGGAAACGTGACAACCATTATGTTGGGTGTTCGCAACAAAAATTCTGTTGTCAGCAAAGAAGTTGTCCTCTGGGTAAATGAAATTCGACTTTCTGAAATTGAAAATAAAGGAGGTTATGCCGGGAATGCAAGTGTGAATTTCAACCTGGGAGATTTTGCTTTGGTAAATGCTAACGCTTCTTACTCCACCATCGGTTTTGGTGGAATTACGGAAAAACCTGCAGAAAGGGCCCAATCAACGCTTGCTGCTTATAACATTAACACGACTGTAAATGTTGATAAATTCTTGCCGGAAAAATTGGGTTTAAAAGTTCCGGTGAATTATTCCTACACCCAAACCATCGAAGATCCAAAGTATAACCCACTTGATAATGATGTAACATTTGAAAATGCGCCAAACCGCGAAGAACTTAAAACAGTGGCCCGAACTTTTACGCAGCAAAGAAGTATTGGGGTGGTAAATATGCGGAAGGAAAGGATGAATCCGAACAAAAAACCGAGGTTTTACGATGTCGAAAATCTTGCTGTAACTGCCATTTACAACGACGATTATTTCCGAGATGTTTATACGAAAAAGAATTACCGTCAGTATTTGAAAGGATACATTGATTATAATTACTCTTTTAAACCATTTGTTCTTCGACCTTTTAATAAAATGATAAGCGATACTGCGAAATCGTATAAATATTTACGTTGGGTAAAAGAAGTTAACTTTAATCCAGTACCAACACGTTTATCTTTCCGCACAGAAATCGATCGTAACTATAACGAGTTAGAATTTAGAAATATCGATGCGATTTTAGGTGGGAATGCCTCACAAGATTTTGATGTGATTAGGAATAGAAATTTCTATTTTGGGTGGCAATACGGTATTGGTTTTAATTTTACAAAATCATTGAAGCTGGAGATTAATTCCGCGATGCGAACTTTAAATGATAATGTGAGTGTTTATAATATGAACACCAAATCTATTTTCGCTGATCCCTTCCGTGCCGGTCGCCCGGTTTTGTACAATCACCGTGTTCAGTTGAATTACAGATTTCCATTTGAATATTTACCTTATCTGGATTTCATTAATGCTGAATTGGGTTACGGTTTTACCTACAACTGGAATGCGCGAAGTACGGTGATGACCAATTTCACAAATCCCGACACGGGACGCGATGAAAGTTTGGGAAGCATTGGCCAGAATACCAATAATATTATTGCAACAGCAACGGTGGATGTTCCGAAGTTTTTCGGGAAGTTTAAATATTTCCAAAAGATTAATACCACGATGCAGAAACGCAGACAGGAAATTGATTCTTTAAATAATGCGTACAATTTAGCGTGGCAAAAGAAAAGTAAAAAGAGAAATTTCAAGATTTATAAATTTAAGAATAAGTTGAATCCGATGCAGGGAGTCGCTTACGCATTAACTTCAATTAAACAGCTTGACATTTCGTATAACGAGAATAACGGCACTGTTCTACCAGGTTTATTAGGTGTGCCAAACTGGTACGGTTATGGTCAAAATATTGGTGGGCCAACCTATGGTTTCCTTCTTGGTTCACAAGCTGATATTAGAAGAACAGTTATCGAAAATGGTTGGATCTCTGATTCTAATTATATGAATGATCCTTATTCGCAAATGAAAAACCAAAACTTCCTTGCTAATGTGCAGGTGATGCCAGTGAATGATTTTAGAATTGATATTAATTTCCTGAAAAATTATAACAGCAATTTCTTGCAGGGTGGTTATAATGTGGATGCTGATTCGGATCCGGGAAATGGTTTCCAATTTTCTTTCGGCAGTGACATGGTCACCTATTCAAAAACTGCCTGGACTTTCGGAACTTCTTTCGTGGATGGTAGAACGATCTACGAAAATATGATTGCAAATGCGCGAGTCATTTCACAGCAGATGGGCGGGCCGATTGATGCCGATGGCTTTACTGA
This genomic window contains:
- the sov gene encoding T9SS outer membrane translocon Sov/SprA, producing MQQRLLGFLLTFFSLTSVFAQDKPSDSASVRQDFSLPNPMRYEAFYDVTSGMYILYPKIGNMVVGNPVSMTSEEYQQYMLTNQLSDYYKEKSSTNALGYRKDQTEAIKKGLLPTVNIKNKLFETLFGGNKIEIIPQGFASFDIGGLYQKIDNPLILPQNRTNFAIDIQQRIQLGLLGKVGENLQLKANYDTQSGFAFENRMNLIWQAKGTWRDLQSKGLNNPNASGEDKIIKRVEFGNVNMPLSTSLIRGSESLFGLKTEFQLGKTYGTLVFSQQQGEARNIIAQGGGVMNTFKLNAVDYEDNQHYYLGHYFLDSYDKALINYPQINSRISISRIEAWVLDQGSGNLQDQKGIVGIRDLGEGASGFPDNAQNNLYQSIVSLGSMIRDVNTAYNAINGKTFPNASGSPETYVDGEQFIFNRKARKLNQNEFTYHPQLGYVSLNQRLNDNQLLAVSYSYTLNGDNKVYKVGEFSEESPVLITKVLKPNSTVKTTSPMWDLMMKNIYSLNTNQINPDGFLLNVYYRDPQSGGKVNYLPATVNAPDSKVNPNLLKLFNWDRLNMNNDLQVGSGETGDGIFDYVPGITVNSENGRVIFTKAKPFGAYLQSVLGTDDPKFVFNELYDQQKQVASQNNLALRYTMEGRYRGTQGTGISLGAINVPQGSVKVTANGVQLQEGIDYTVDYMLGTVNIINETVKQSGQAINISLENQLTFNTQRKRFLGLNLERRFNEHLTVGATVVNYAETPLTQKVNFGQEAVNNTMAGFNVLYNNELPFLTRLTDKIPFVNTEAPSNFNFLAEGAYLIPGQNKGIGDQSYIDDFEQSTSKISLKEPAMWSLASKPEKNPEPLFSTGNLNDNLAYGNGRGLLTWYNIDPRFYGVGGKAPSGINAQTVSNHASRRVKTSELYNSRDYVAGEQLFTNTFDLSYFPSERGPYNVNPNSETTQQRWAGLMRPISVSNFTNSNIEYVEFWMMDPYADGNPLGAKPKLLLQLGNVSEDVLKDGKLLYENGLPTPNIPANTTTTNWGVQPNQFPVLYAFSTENEERTAQDLGYDGLDAQGEAAKFGTNFVNPVTNNADPASDDFVFYLSDQFQGNQAASLTERYKYFRGPEGNSESNTLEVATQTPDGEDINRDYNLDQSENYNQYTINLDKNNMVLGQNFIVDVKEVEAKFQNGQTGNNKWFLFRVPVAQFDNEAGEADVSILNNVRFARMLLTGFDQASTIRFGTLDLVRSDWRKYTKNIATNVADTEGIEFVTDQNLDVGSVNLEENGLSQPPYVLPPGIDRQVLSGNAGAQRQNEASLYLKAAPLETNSSRGVFKNVALDMRRYKKLELFVHAEDLKDVNSTNYDDDTKFFIRFGSDATDNYYEYEASLKYTSKNARSPLEIWPSENNVDLEIQNFVDAKLRRDQNFPSQIDVRREDAEYGSMDANRKIYIKGRPSLGNVTTIMLGVRNKNSVVSKEVVLWVNEIRLSEIENKGGYAGNASVNFNLGDFALVNANASYSTIGFGGITEKPAERAQSTLAAYNINTTVNVDKFLPEKLGLKVPVNYSYTQTIEDPKYNPLDNDVTFENAPNREELKTVARTFTQQRSIGVVNMRKERMNPNKKPRFYDVENLAVTAIYNDDYFRDVYTKKNYRQYLKGYIDYNYSFKPFVLRPFNKMISDTAKSYKYLRWVKEVNFNPVPTRLSFRTEIDRNYNELEFRNIDAILGGNASQDFDVIRNRNFYFGWQYGIGFNFTKSLKLEINSAMRTLNDNVSVYNMNTKSIFADPFRAGRPVLYNHRVQLNYRFPFEYLPYLDFINAELGYGFTYNWNARSTVMTNFTNPDTGRDESLGSIGQNTNNIIATATVDVPKFFGKFKYFQKINTTMQKRRQEIDSLNNAYNLAWQKKSKKRNFKIYKFKNKLNPMQGVAYALTSIKQLDISYNENNGTVLPGLLGVPNWYGYGQNIGGPTYGFLLGSQADIRRTVIENGWISDSNYMNDPYSQMKNQNFLANVQVMPVNDFRIDINFLKNYNSNFLQGGYNVDADSDPGNGFQFSFGSDMVTYSKTAWTFGTSFVDGRTIYENMIANARVISQQMGGPIDADGFTDGHSLANAYVLVPAFQAAVEGKSPNGPITTPKKSGFPLPNWRVTYSGLKNIPLINSQFSKFDILHGYTSTFTAAGIQSSIDYYNIQNNAIIDRDAFGDFYNPYTFSQVGYVEAFAPLIGADVTMRNNMQFRAQYNTDRLFMLGLVNHTLTEDTGKEYIVGFGYILKDLKLKLNFKGKQRTIKSDLNVRGDFSLRDSQTRITNILQDDSQVTGGQRMMSIKFSADYNMSQNFNIRLFYDQLLTRYKISTAFPLSTIRGGLTATFTFGGTGGF